From the Roseateles sp. XES5 genome, one window contains:
- a CDS encoding Trm112 family protein, translating to MDASTSRVDPKLLELLVCPLTKGRLSYDAEAGELVSEKARLAYPIRDGIPIMLVSEAREIKD from the coding sequence ATGGATGCCAGCACCAGCCGGGTCGATCCCAAGCTGCTCGAACTTCTCGTTTGCCCGCTGACCAAGGGCCGCCTCAGCTATGATGCGGAGGCCGGGGAACTCGTCTCGGAAAAGGCCAGGCTCGCCTATCCGATCCGCGACGGCATCCCGATCATGCTCGTTTCCGAAGCCCGGGAAATCAAGGACTGA
- a CDS encoding ubiquinone biosynthesis hydroxylase — protein MTEAPMLDVLVAGGGYVGLSLAVAVKKAAPHLAVEVVDGAPAHVWQKDERASAIVAAARNLLSVLGVWEEIAPEAEPIRRMVITDSRTADPVRPVFLTFEGAGSGDDGEPFAHMIPNRAMTGSLLRQAEALGIAVHWSTSAEGFATGQHATTVTLSDGTQRQTRLLVACDGVRSKLRDMAGIKTVRFDYGQSGIVTTVEHERPHEGTAEEHFLPAGPFATLPLTGNRSSLVWTERTEDARRLVESDDLVFEEELERRFGHKLGALKVAGGRRAFPLGLTLARAFIAPRFALAGDAAHGIHPISGQGLNLGFKDVAALAETIVEADRLGLDIGALSVLERYETWRRFDTVRMGMTTDVLNRLFSNDVTPLRVLRDVGLGVVDRLPGLKSFFIRQAEGTAGGGHPRMLVGQRI, from the coding sequence ATGACCGAAGCCCCCATGCTCGACGTGCTCGTCGCCGGCGGCGGCTATGTCGGCCTGTCACTGGCTGTCGCCGTCAAGAAGGCCGCACCGCATCTCGCGGTGGAAGTGGTCGACGGGGCGCCTGCGCATGTCTGGCAGAAGGACGAGCGCGCCTCCGCCATCGTCGCGGCCGCACGCAACCTTCTGTCCGTGCTCGGTGTGTGGGAAGAGATCGCGCCCGAGGCCGAACCCATCCGGCGCATGGTCATCACCGATTCGCGCACGGCCGATCCCGTCCGCCCTGTCTTCCTCACCTTCGAGGGAGCGGGCTCCGGCGATGATGGCGAACCCTTCGCCCATATGATCCCCAACCGCGCCATGACCGGCAGCCTGCTGCGCCAGGCCGAAGCCCTCGGCATTGCCGTTCACTGGTCGACCTCCGCCGAAGGGTTTGCGACGGGTCAGCACGCAACAACCGTCACGCTCTCCGATGGCACGCAGCGCCAGACCCGCCTGCTTGTCGCCTGCGACGGCGTGCGCTCGAAGCTGCGCGACATGGCCGGCATCAAGACCGTACGCTTCGACTATGGCCAGTCCGGCATCGTCACCACCGTCGAGCACGAGCGCCCGCACGAGGGCACCGCCGAGGAGCATTTCCTGCCCGCCGGACCCTTCGCCACCCTGCCGCTCACCGGCAACCGTTCCTCCCTCGTCTGGACGGAGCGCACGGAGGATGCCCGCCGCCTCGTCGAAAGCGACGACCTCGTCTTCGAGGAAGAACTGGAGCGCCGTTTCGGCCACAAGCTCGGCGCCCTGAAGGTCGCCGGCGGCCGCCGCGCCTTCCCGCTCGGCCTGACGCTTGCCCGCGCCTTCATTGCCCCGCGTTTCGCGCTGGCCGGTGATGCTGCGCACGGCATACACCCGATTTCCGGCCAGGGCCTCAATCTCGGCTTCAAGGACGTGGCCGCGCTTGCCGAAACCATCGTCGAAGCCGATCGTCTCGGCCTCGATATCGGCGCGCTGTCGGTTCTGGAACGCTACGAGACCTGGCGCCGCTTCGACACGGTGCGCATGGGCATGACCACGGATGTGCTGAACCGCCTGTTCTCCAACGACGTAACGCCCTTGCGCGTGCTGCGCGATGTCGGCCTCGGCGTCGTCGACCGTCTGCCCGGCCTCAAATCTTTCTTCATCCGCCAGGCCGAAGGCACCGCCGGCGGCGGCCATCCGCGCATGCTGGTGGGGCAGAGGATCTAA